One genomic window of Meles meles chromosome 3, mMelMel3.1 paternal haplotype, whole genome shotgun sequence includes the following:
- the ARF1 gene encoding ADP-ribosylation factor 1, which produces MGNIFANLFKGLFGKKEMRILMVGLDAAGKTTILYKLKLGEIVTTIPTIGFNVETVEYKNISFTVWDVGGQDKIRPLWRHYFQNTQGLIFVVDSNDRERVNEAREELMRMLAEDELRDAVLLVFANKQDLPNAMNAAEITDKLGLHSLRHRNWYIQATCATSGDGLYEGLDWLSNQLRNQK; this is translated from the exons ATGGGAAATATCTTCGCCAACCTCTTCAAGGGCCTTTTTGGCAAAAAAGAGATGCGCATTCTCATGGTGGGGCTGGATGCCGCAGGGAAAACCACCATCCTCTACAAGCTGAAGCTGGGCGAGATCGTGACTACCATCCCCACCATAG GCTTCAACGTGGAAACCGTGGAGTACAAGAACATCAGCTTCACCGTGTGGGACGTGGGCGGCCAGGACAAGATCCGGCCACTGTGGCGCCACTACTTCCAGAACACGCAGG GTCTCATCTTCGTGGTGGACAGCAATGACAGGGAGCGCGTCAATGAGGCCCGGGAGGAGCTCATGAGAATGCTGGCAGAGGACGAGCTCAGGGACGCTGTCCTGCTGGTGTTCGCCAACAAGcag GACCTCCCCAATGCCATGAACGCGGCGGAGATCACAGACAAGCTGGGGCTGCACTCCCTGCGCCACAGGAACTGGTACATTCAGGCCACCTGTGCCACCAGCGGGGATGGGCTCTATGAGGGACTGGACTGGCTGTCCAATCAGCTGCGGAACCAGAAGTGA